Part of the Thermoleophilia bacterium genome is shown below.
CGGGCGCCGGAAAGGGCGTCGGCCGCCTGCACGATCACCGCTTCCACGGTCACCGGTTCGATCTCGTTGTGATGGGCCTCGATCGCGTGGGTGATCGAGTCGATCTCGTCGTAGCGGCGAGCCAGACGGGCTCCGACTGAAGCGTGGGTTCCTTCCACCTCATGGCTGACCGCCTTGCCGATGTCGTGGAGCAGCGCGGCGCGGCGGGCGACTTCGACCGAAGCGCCGAGCTCGGCCGCCATCATCGCCGCCAGCTGCGAGGACTCGACCAGGTGGGCCAGCACGTTCTGGCTGTAGCTCGTCCGGAAGCGGAGCCGGCCCAGCAAACGGACCAGTTCCGGGTGAACCCCGGTGACCCGGGCATCGAGCAGCGCCGATTCGGCCGCCTCGATCATGAAGTCGTCGAGCTCGGACTCCGATTCGGTGAACGCGGCCTCACAGGAAGCCGGGTGGATGCGCCCGTCGGCAATCAGCTTCTCCAGGGTCAGCCGCGCGACTTCGCGCCGCACTCCGTCGAAGCTCGAGAGCACGACGGTCTCCGGGGTCTCGTCGATGATGATGTCGACCCCGGTCAGGTTTTCGAGCGCCCGGATGTTCCGCCCGTCCTTGCCGATGATGCGGCCCTTCATGTCCTCGGACGGCAGATGGATCGAACGGGTGTTGCCTTCGATCGACTGGTTCGAGGCGAGCCGCTGCATCGCGACCGCGAGGATGCCCCGGGCCCGTCGCTCGGATTCGAGCTTGGCTTCGTCCTCGACCCGCTTGATGGTCAGGCCGGCCTGGTGGCTCGCATCCGCCTCCACCTCTTTGAGCAGCAGTTTCCGGGCCTGTGCCTGTGAGAGTCCGGCGACCCGCTCGAGCTCCTCCAGCTGTCGCTCACGGGCCTCAGCAACGATGCCTTCGCCTTCGATCACCTTCTCCTCGCGCACCTCCAGCAGGTCGTTCCGCCGATCGGCCTCCCGCAGCTTGGTCTGCGCCGATTCGAGTTCGCGCAGGGCGCGCTCTTCCATCCGGATGATCTCCTCACGGCGGGCCCGCAGCTCGGCCTGGGCCGAAAGCGCGCCGGGTTCGCCCCCGGGCATCGCCGATGGATCGAGCCGCTGACCGTTGACCCGGCCGGCGTCATTTTCACCGAGGTCTTCCGGTTCAGCCGTTCCGGACCGGAGCCATGCAGGGATGAAAGAACGCAGTTCCATGAAGGTCAGTTAAAGGTAGCTGACCGCCTCGCCCTGCCCTCCAGGATTCAGGCAGCGGAATCTTTTCTTCGAATTGCGGCGTAGGCCTCCTCGACGGAGTACCCGCGCCGCGAGAGCAGTCCGAGGGCCCGGCTCTTGCCACGGTCGTCGCTCAGATCGACACCGCGCTCCTCCAGCGTGCGTGCCGCCCGGTCCACTTCGCTCTCCCCCGTGTCCTGCGCCAGTGCCTCCTGGATCAGGCCCTCGGGCATGCCACGTTTGCGCAACGTCTCACGGATCCGGGTTTGGCCCCAGCCGGAGATCTCACGTTTGTCCGAGGTGTATTCGATCGCGAACTTGCGGTCGTTCAGCGCCTCGTTCTCGATCAGGAAGTTGACGACCCGCTGGATCTCGTCCGGCTCGACCTCCCGTTCACCCAGCCAGGCCCGCATTTCGGTGACCGTGCGCTCCTTGCGCCCGATCGCCCCCAGCGCCTTGGCCAGGACTTCGTCAGCCATTTTTTAGGTGAGCGGCCTGTCCCTGACGGGGTCAGGCCGCCTGCTTCTCCTCCGCCAGAGCGTCTTCGACAATCGCCACCGGAGCCTCGGCTTCCTTCTTGTCCACCGGGGCCGCAGCTTCCTTCTTATCCTTCGTGTCCTTCACTTCTTCCGTCTCTGCGGCCTCGATCGACGAGCCGTCCCGGGTGATGCCCAGGGACTCGAGGATCCGGGTCTCGATCTCCAGGGAGATATCCGGGTTCTCGGCCAGGAACTGCTTCGAGTTGCTGCGGCCCTGTCCGAGCCGGGTGTCGCCGTAGGAGAAGAAGGACCCGGACTTCTGGACCAGGTCGTGGTCGATGCCCAGATCGATCAGGCTGCCCTCACGGGAGATACCCGTTCCGTATTCGATGTCGAATTCGGCCTGCTTGAACGGAGCGGCGACCTTGTTCTTCACGACCTTGACCCGGACCCGGTTGGCCACCGCCTCGGTGCCGTCCTTGAGGGTCTCGATGCGGCGGATGTCGAGCCGCTGCGAGGAATAGAACTTGAGCGCACGGCCGCCGGGCTGCGTTTCCGGCGAGCCGAACGACACGCCGATCTTCTCGCGGATCTGGTTGGTGAACAGGCAGACCGTGTTCGCCCGGTTCAGATTGCCGGCCAGTTTACGCAGGGCCTGTGACATCAGCCGGGCCTGGAGGCCGACCGTGACGTCACCCATCTGCCCTTCGAGCTCGGCCCGCGGCGTCAGCGCGGCGACCGAGTCGATCGCGACCACGTCGACCGCGCCGGAGCGGGTCAGGACGTCGACGATTTCCAGCGCCTGCTCGCCGTAATCCGGCTGGGAGATCAGCAGTTCGTCCGTGTTGACGCCGATCCGCCGGGCGTAGACCGGGTCGATCGCGTGTTCCGCGTCGACGAAGGCGCAGACGCCACCACGCTTCTGGGCCTCGGCGATGATGTGGTAGACCAGCGTCGTCTTGCCCGACGACTCCGGGCCGAAGATCTCGACGATCCGGCCCCGGGGAATGCCACCGACGCCCAGCGCGATATCGAGCGGCAGGGCTCCCGTTGAGATCGATTCAATGTCCAACGCACCTTGATCACCGAGCTTCATCAGCGAGCCGGCCCCGAACTGCTTTTCGATGTGGCTCTTGGCGGCATCGAGAGCGGCCGTACGGGCCTTGGACTCTTTCTCGGTGCCGGGGCCCATGTCGTTTTCTGGTCTCTCGCTCATGTAAGTCACCTCGCCGCGACCACCAGGGCCGCATCGTCGTCTCCAAAACAAGTCTTTTGAACAGCACTACGAACACATGTTCGTAGTCGAAGCAGTATGTCCTTCCGATCGGACGGTAAATATCGCCTCGGACGGAGAATCGAAAAGTAGGCCTATGCAGCGCATTCATGACGCGCAGACCGTGACGATTCCGTTACGAAAGCGAGACTCTCTGGCCCCCAGAGGCTCAGATCAACAGCCGGCGCAACAGGTGCATCGCGACCAGGGCCGAACGCTCCCGGATGTCGCTGCGGCCGCCCGGAATCACCGGACTGAGCGCGCTCGACTCCCCGTCGGCGGTGAGCGCGTGGAAGCAGACGAAACCGACCGGCTTCTCTTCGGTGCCGCCACCAGGTCCGGCGACGCCGGTGATCGAGAGCGCCACGTCAGCTTCAAACCGCTCCAGGGCTCCTTCCGCCATCGCCCGGGCCACCTCGGGAGAAACCGCCCCGAACTCGTCCAGCAGGCCCTGGTCGACGCCGAGCAGGTCGCGTTTCGCCTCATTCGAATACGAAACGACGCCGCCGGCGAAATACTCGGATGCCCCGGGGATGTCGGTGATCCGGGCCGCGAGCAGGCCGGCGCTGCAGGATTCGGCGAGGCCGAGGCGGCGGCCCTGGAGCAACCCGGCAACCATGGTGTCGATCGTCGTGCCGTCGAGGCTGTAAAGAGTCCGTTCGTGGCGCTGCCTGAGCTCGGTCCGCAGGCCTTCGGCGGTCACCGAGGCCTCGTCGCGGTAACGCACGTCGATTTCGACCTCACCCTTACGCAGGCATGTCGTGACTTCGAGCTGGTCGAGGTCGAGGCCGCCGGATTCGATCTCCCGCAGGCTGAGCGCCAGCTCGGACTCGGGTGTGCCGAACATGCGCAGCCGGTAGAAGTTCAGGTGCGTCGCCCGGTCGGTGATCGCCTCAATCATCGGTTGTTTCAGTGCGGCCTTCCACATCGGCTGGAGCTCGCGCGGCGGTCCCGGCAGCACCAGCACGACCAGGCCATCCGGCCCGGGGACGACCAGGCCGGGCGCGGTGCCGACCGGATCCAGCGGCACGGCGCCCTCCGGAATCATCGCCTGCTTGCGGTTGGCGGCATTGAGGGCGGACGGCGCCAGGTCGATCGGCGTGGCCTTGACGAACCGCTCGAGGATCGCCGCGATCTTCGCCTCCATCTCGGTATCCAGTGAAAGCTCACGGTCGGTGAAGCGCCCGACGACCTCGGCCGTCAGGTCATCCGCGGTCGGACCGAGCCCGCCCGTGGTGATGATCAGGTCGAGGCCGATACCGGCCATGTGTTCCAGTCCGTTGAGCAAGTCGTCGGCGTGGTCGGCGACGATCAGGATCTCGGCCAGCTCGATGCCGATCGCGGTCAGCTGCTCGGAAAGCCAGGGGCCGTTGCGGTCGACGATCGTGGCGGTGAGTACTTCCGTACCGGTTACGAGAACGCCGGCCCGCACCAATTTGCTCTGTTCCTCTTCCGCCACGGTCCCGACCCTACCGCCAGGTGGCTGATTCCTAATTACCGGGCGTCCGGGGGCGCGCCCGATCAAGCAGATCAAGGAATCGGGCGAAGGGCTTGCCGGTGGCAAGTTCGAGTCCCGATGACGAAGATATGCGCAGTATCGGGTGCGTCATCCGGGCGTGGGGGAATTAGGAATCAACCATCTAGGAGCGGGCTCGCGTCAGGCGTCTGCGGGGGGTGATGACTCGAGCATCGGTTCAGCGGACTCATCGGGCGTGACGGCGTCCTCTTCCCCGGTCTCGCCGAAGGCCTGGCCCTTGCCGAGCACCCGCGGCAGGTCGGCCGCGGTGATCAGCACCTGGCGCGGCTTCGATCCTTCGTATCCGGAGATCACGCCCCGGCGCTCGAGCATGTCGACCAGGCGCCCGGCCCGGGTGTAACCGACGCGCAGGCGGCGCTGGATCATCGAGACCGAAGCGGTCTCGGTGTCGACCACGAGCTGGATCGCTTCGTCGAGCAGGTCGTCCTGGTCGGGATCGAAGTCACCGTCGGCGGACCCCTCCTTGACCGGCTCCCGCTCGCTGAGCAGCTCCTGCTCGAACTCGGGTTCGCCCTGCTCGGACCAGAAATCGGTGATCCGCGCGATCTCCTCCTCGGAGACGAAGGCGCCCTGGATCCGGTTCAACTTCGAGGTTCCCGGCCCGCGGAAGAGCATGTCGCCCTGGCCGAGCAGCGCCTCGGCGCCGCCCTGGTCGAGGATCACGCGCGAATCGGTCTGCGAGGACACGGCGAAGGCGATGCGCGAAGGGATGTTGACCTTGATCGTGCCGGTGATGATGTCGGTCGAAGGGCGCTGGGTGGCCAGCACGAGGTGGATTCCGGTCGCTCGCGACTTCTGCGCCAGACGGATGATCGAGGACTCGACATCGGCCGGGGCGACCATCATCAGGTCGGCGAGCTCGTCGATGACGCAGAGGATGTGTGGCAGCTTCGGCTCATTCGCCGCGGCCTGAATCTTGTTGTAGTCGGCGATGTTCCTGGCCCGTACGGTCTTCATCAATCCGTAGCGGGTTTCCATCTCGGCGATCAGGTTCTGGAGCACGTTCGCGGCGAGCTTGGGGTTGGTCACGACCGGGGTCAGCAGGTGCGGCACCGACTCGTAGTGGTTGAGCTCGACCTGCTTCGGGTCGACCAGCACCAGCCGCACTTCGTTCGGCGAAGAGTGCATCAGGATCGAGCTGAGGATCGCGTTCACGCAGCCCGACTTGCCGGAACCGGTGGTGCCGGCGACCAGCACGTGCGGCATGGTCGCGAGGTCGGTGCAGACCGCCTTGCCGTCAATTCC
Proteins encoded:
- the rny gene encoding ribonuclease Y produces the protein MPGGEPGALSAQAELRARREEIIRMEERALRELESAQTKLREADRRNDLLEVREEKVIEGEGIVAEARERQLEELERVAGLSQAQARKLLLKEVEADASHQAGLTIKRVEDEAKLESERRARGILAVAMQRLASNQSIEGNTRSIHLPSEDMKGRIIGKDGRNIRALENLTGVDIIIDETPETVVLSSFDGVRREVARLTLEKLIADGRIHPASCEAAFTESESELDDFMIEAAESALLDARVTGVHPELVRLLGRLRFRTSYSQNVLAHLVESSQLAAMMAAELGASVEVARRAALLHDIGKAVSHEVEGTHASVGARLARRYDEIDSITHAIEAHHNEIEPVTVEAVIVQAADALSGARPGARGDSLEQYVTRLGDLEEIALRQTGVRKVYAMQAGREIRVIVDPGQVDDRAVAVISHEIATAIEREMEYPGQIKITVIRELRATKIAR
- a CDS encoding regulatory protein RecX, which codes for MADEVLAKALGAIGRKERTVTEMRAWLGEREVEPDEIQRVVNFLIENEALNDRKFAIEYTSDKREISGWGQTRIRETLRKRGMPEGLIQEALAQDTGESEVDRAARTLEERGVDLSDDRGKSRALGLLSRRGYSVEEAYAAIRRKDSAA
- the recA gene encoding recombinase RecA; amino-acid sequence: MGPGTEKESKARTAALDAAKSHIEKQFGAGSLMKLGDQGALDIESISTGALPLDIALGVGGIPRGRIVEIFGPESSGKTTLVYHIIAEAQKRGGVCAFVDAEHAIDPVYARRIGVNTDELLISQPDYGEQALEIVDVLTRSGAVDVVAIDSVAALTPRAELEGQMGDVTVGLQARLMSQALRKLAGNLNRANTVCLFTNQIREKIGVSFGSPETQPGGRALKFYSSQRLDIRRIETLKDGTEAVANRVRVKVVKNKVAAPFKQAEFDIEYGTGISREGSLIDLGIDHDLVQKSGSFFSYGDTRLGQGRSNSKQFLAENPDISLEIETRILESLGITRDGSSIEAAETEEVKDTKDKKEAAAPVDKKEAEAPVAIVEDALAEEKQAA
- a CDS encoding competence/damage-inducible protein A, with translation MVRAGVLVTGTEVLTATIVDRNGPWLSEQLTAIGIELAEILIVADHADDLLNGLEHMAGIGLDLIITTGGLGPTADDLTAEVVGRFTDRELSLDTEMEAKIAAILERFVKATPIDLAPSALNAANRKQAMIPEGAVPLDPVGTAPGLVVPGPDGLVVLVLPGPPRELQPMWKAALKQPMIEAITDRATHLNFYRLRMFGTPESELALSLREIESGGLDLDQLEVTTCLRKGEVEIDVRYRDEASVTAEGLRTELRQRHERTLYSLDGTTIDTMVAGLLQGRRLGLAESCSAGLLAARITDIPGASEYFAGGVVSYSNEAKRDLLGVDQGLLDEFGAVSPEVARAMAEGALERFEADVALSITGVAGPGGGTEEKPVGFVCFHALTADGESSALSPVIPGGRSDIRERSALVAMHLLRRLLI